The proteins below come from a single Methanoculleus sp. SDB genomic window:
- a CDS encoding methyl-viologen-reducing hydrogenase subunit delta produces the protein MAEEWKPKILAIICNWCSYAGADLAGGARIQYPPDIRAIRVMCTGRIDPLFIMKAFQDGADGVLISGCHFGDCHYLEGNFKAAKRMFLIKSVLKNIGLDDKRIRMTFVSASEGAKWAGVVNDVVKTVTELGPSPLKEFEK, from the coding sequence ATGGCAGAGGAATGGAAACCAAAAATCCTTGCAATCATCTGCAACTGGTGTTCGTACGCCGGTGCGGACCTTGCCGGCGGTGCCCGTATCCAGTACCCGCCCGATATCCGTGCCATCCGCGTGATGTGCACGGGCCGTATCGATCCCCTCTTCATCATGAAGGCGTTCCAGGACGGCGCTGACGGTGTGCTGATTTCCGGCTGCCACTTTGGTGACTGCCACTACCTTGAGGGCAACTTCAAGGCCGCAAAGCGGATGTTCCTCATCAAGAGCGTTCTCAAAAACATCGGCCTTGACGACAAGAGGATCCGGATGACGTTCGTCTCCGCGTCCGAGGGTGCAAAGTGGGCCGGAGTGGTCAACGACGTCGTCAAGACCGTCACGGAACTCGGTCCGAGCCCCCTCAAGGAGTTCGAAAAATAA
- a CDS encoding molybdopterin dinucleotide-binding protein, translated as MVPKIKLNLISGRTIQQGVSMEGGKEKPAYRNACGIIEIDPADFKKLGAWRNTNVRVTSTFGSVVVKAIEATQGPHPGLGWIPMGPWANQVVNPDTYSTGMPTFKGTPVEVEAASDEEVLDSITLITRAVRGEL; from the coding sequence ATGGTGCCAAAAATCAAATTAAACCTGATCTCCGGTCGAACAATCCAGCAGGGAGTTTCGATGGAAGGCGGAAAGGAAAAACCCGCCTACAGAAACGCCTGCGGGATCATCGAGATTGATCCGGCGGACTTCAAAAAACTTGGTGCCTGGCGGAATACGAACGTGCGTGTAACCAGCACATTCGGCAGTGTGGTTGTGAAGGCAATCGAGGCGACCCAGGGGCCGCACCCCGGCCTCGGCTGGATCCCGATGGGGCCCTGGGCAAACCAGGTGGTCAATCCCGATACCTATTCCACCGGGATGCCCACCTTCAAGGGAACGCCCGTGGAAGTGGAAGCAGCATCCGACGAGGAAGTCCTCGACTCGATTACCCTGATCACCAGGGCAGTGCGGGGTGAATTATAA
- a CDS encoding formylmethanofuran dehydrogenase subunit B: MAKLVTDVVCPFCGTLCDDLEVSVTDDGKKILDVYNACAIGAEKFLHSQASDRLTRPRMQDADGNWKEVSYDEAVEYTAKILADAKKPLMYGWSSTNCEAQAVGTEVGEVCGAVMDNTATVCHGTTLIAVQDVGIPSCTLGEVINRADRIVFWGCNPAHAHPRHMSRYSIFPRGFFTGKGQKSRKLVVIDPRCTDTSKMADYHLQIEQGRDYELFDALRVAFKGEKLPDTVAGIPRKTIYEVAETMKSGRFGIIFFGMGVTQSLSKNHNIDAAISVTRDLNDYTKWSIMPMRGHYNVTGSGEVWGWLHGFPYALDLSRGFARYNPGDTTSNDLLRRDEVDAVFVLGSDPGAHFPFSSVKKIWDLPSVCIDPHITPTSAVCKLHVPVAFVGVETGGCAYRMDNVPIECRKVVEPPEGMPTDEEFLKKVLTRVRELKGA; this comes from the coding sequence ATGGCAAAACTTGTTACCGATGTGGTCTGCCCGTTCTGCGGGACACTCTGCGATGATCTCGAAGTGAGTGTCACCGACGACGGGAAGAAGATCCTTGATGTCTACAATGCATGTGCCATCGGCGCCGAAAAGTTCCTCCACTCCCAGGCATCCGATCGCCTCACCAGGCCACGGATGCAGGATGCAGACGGCAACTGGAAGGAAGTCAGCTACGACGAGGCGGTCGAATATACCGCCAAAATCCTCGCTGACGCCAAAAAGCCCCTCATGTACGGGTGGAGTTCCACCAACTGCGAGGCGCAGGCTGTCGGCACCGAAGTTGGCGAAGTGTGCGGAGCCGTCATGGACAACACCGCAACGGTCTGCCACGGAACCACGCTTATCGCGGTTCAGGATGTCGGTATTCCGTCCTGTACGCTCGGAGAGGTCATCAACCGTGCCGATCGCATTGTGTTCTGGGGCTGCAACCCGGCCCATGCCCATCCGCGGCACATGTCACGGTATTCGATATTCCCCCGCGGGTTCTTCACCGGCAAAGGCCAGAAGAGCCGCAAGCTCGTTGTCATCGATCCGCGGTGCACCGACACCTCGAAGATGGCGGACTACCACCTCCAGATCGAGCAGGGGCGCGATTACGAACTCTTCGATGCGCTCCGCGTTGCCTTCAAGGGCGAAAAACTGCCCGACACCGTGGCAGGCATCCCCAGGAAGACGATCTACGAAGTAGCCGAGACGATGAAGTCCGGGAGGTTCGGGATCATCTTCTTCGGCATGGGCGTCACCCAGTCGCTCTCGAAGAACCACAACATTGACGCAGCGATCAGCGTGACAAGGGACCTCAACGACTACACGAAGTGGAGCATCATGCCGATGCGGGGCCACTATAATGTGACGGGCTCCGGCGAGGTCTGGGGCTGGCTTCATGGGTTCCCGTATGCGCTCGACCTCTCCCGCGGGTTCGCCCGGTACAATCCCGGCGATACCACGAGCAACGACCTGCTCCGTCGCGACGAAGTCGATGCCGTCTTCGTGCTCGGCAGCGATCCCGGCGCACACTTCCCGTTCAGTTCCGTGAAAAAGATCTGGGACCTGCCGTCCGTATGCATCGATCCGCACATCACCCCGACGAGTGCCGTCTGCAAACTGCACGTGCCCGTCGCCTTTGTGGGTGTTGAAACCGGCGGATGCGCTTACCGGATGGACAACGTGCCTATCGAGTGCCGCAAAGTGGTCGAACCGCCGGAAGGCATGCCGACCGACGAGGAGTTCCTCAAGAAAGTGCTCACACGCGTCAGGGAGTTAAAGGGGGCGTAA